The DNA window tgttctttacaccatgacaacaaccattcatttaaagcaaaaagtctactgaacctttcgtgtcctcgtcgatacgtgggcagtggtcctgaaaCGATgatcgaaggcaggagggggagaagtcgttgCCCGGggcccggctcgcgtcctccgctgtggatgcacccagggtccgtgctCGAGAGTGCACAAAGTGCAGCTCGAGCGTGCCCccacctgcaatcaaaggtaaacattcatccgccattaaagcaagtaacagtgagtacagcagtggtaatgtgtgtgaatagagtattagcaatataagcgcagttagcagcaaccacgcttgctgatgctaactggctaaaagctaatagcggacccgggagatcaaaataaaactagtgatagcgaggcgctctgattgtttttgttgtagaatacaatagaggatatattcacacgttatataaacggaaacgatggtgtataaaattgatttttaagttaaaaatagtcgatgaaaagaatatagtgacggagctcaaacgcagtacagacgCCAACAATAATCTCAATGTCCAATTGAATTGAACATCCAAACACACAACTGTAGTATAAATGTTCTAAATGAGTTGTTAATTAGTATATAATATAGATTTatgctgtaaaatattaattaaatgtctAATACTTATAGaggagagtggggtaagatgaGTCATGTTTTAATGTGCTCCTCAAGATAAGGGAAATGATGCAGAAGTACAGTGAAAGTGTCTGTCCTATCCTCTGTCAATTCTTCgccatcagttaggaacctaggtgtgctatttgatcacaatctttccttagaaagccacatttctagtatttgtaaaacttttccatctcaaaaatatctcaattacggcctatgctctcaatgtcaaatgcagaaatgttaatccatgcatttatgacctcaaggttagattattgtaatgctttattgggtggttgttctgcacacttagtaaacaaactacagctagtccaaaatgcagcaacaagagttcttactagaaccaggaagtatgaccatattagcccggtcctgtccacactgcactggctccctatcaaacatcgtatagattttaaaatattgcttattacttataaagccctgaatggtttagcacctcagtatttgaatgagctccttttacattatactcctctacgtccgctacgttctcaaaactcaggcaatttgataatacctagaatatcaaaatcaactgcaggcggcagatccttttcctatttggcgcctaaactctggaataacctacctaacattgttcgggaggcagacacactcttgcagtttaaatctagattaaagacccatctctttaacctggcttacacataacatactaatatgcttctaatatccaaatccgttaaaggatttttaggctgcattaattaggtaaaccggaactgggaacacttcgcataacacccgatgtacttgctgcatcattagaagaatggcatctacgcaaatattagtctgtttctctcttattccgaggtcaccgtagccaacAGGTCCAGTCTGTgtcagtacgtatccagaccagatggtggatcagcacctagaaaggacctctacatccctgaaatacagcgaagaccaggacaactagagccccagatacagatcccctgtaaagaccttgtctcagaggagcaccaggacaagaccacaggaaacagatgattcttctgcacaatctgactttgctgcagtctggaattgaactactggtttcgtctggtcagaggagaactgacccccaactgagcctggtttctcccaaggtttttttctccattctgtcaccgatggagtttcggttccttgccgctgtcgcctctggcttgcttagttggggacacttcatctacagcgatatcattgacttgattgcaaataaatgcacagacactatttaaactgaacagagatgacatcactgaattcaatgatgaactgcctttaactatcattcttcattattgacacactgttttcctaatgaatgttgttcagttgctttgacgcaatgtattttgtttaaagcgctaaattaaggtgacttgacttgacttgaccaggAGACTCTTTGGTAATCTTCAGCAGAATTCTTTATTGAAAAGTCATCAAAAGTCTCACTAGTCATTAAAACATTGTAGTTTATATACATTTGAAGGAGGAGGGATATCTACAGTAGAGGTGGAGGCAatttaaacaaagcatgcaaactgAATACAGGGATCGGCCTGATGCTGGTCATTTTCCCATCTTTGATCTTATCAgtataacagtgtcatttaaatacagaagtGCTTGACAGTATCACCcataccttcacattatcatagaaacaaagGCACAGTTGTACCTTGAGCTTAAAAAGCCAAATGACAAGGAATAGCACAAAGACAAAAGGTCATTATCTCAGACACCTGATTTTCCTGATTTGATCTTCTTGGATATGTCAGCTTtattacttcaaaatgtaatctagatttaacattttatatatttgtaatccCACATCTTGAAACAGATATTATTACTGTAACAGTCCACTAGTTCTAAAAATGAACTGTTAAGATCTTagagatacagacagatacaTCTATTACTGTTGGGTGCACACGTTTATCAGAGTACAGTAAAGTTTTGCCTGGCTTTCCTATGAAAGATATATTATATTTGATCTAACATCTGACCATTACTCATTTTCAgattagtttattaatattaattaaacctTGAAAATGTAGTTTACtactaatacaattaataaaaaaaaatcatttatattttagttttcttggTTGCTTGACTGTTGATATAGGTTATTATAAAGATTTAGCATTCAGCTAAAAGCATTATGGGCAGAATCTCTCGTCAGTCtattctgattcatcaacacagtttcactgatccATTATAAACCccaaacccaggatagagcgtctgagtgaatgtggtctggactgtgtggatgaggctcattgtgtcagagacgctgtagaaggacagagttcctgctctgtgatccacaaacactcctattctcctgacatcatcatcatcatcactatacACTCCTATTCTACTGCTGATGGGCTTCACAGAGAGAACAGTCTTTATGTTATTGTGTCTGAATGAGTATCTGGAGGAAGAGCAgtacaaactccaggactgatcattatatccaaacacacactcatcaccccgtcccttcctgctgatgctcttatatgacactgatataaacacacgtccactccactcaatctcccagtaacagcgtccacacacactctctctacacaacacctgatgATAataatcaaatctgtctggatgatcaggatacggctgGAGTGTGTTAGTGAATGTaatcactctgttgttctcagacagacggaggagtttattcactgtgttcagatccagagtgagctgacgggaatctgatggagataaaacacatcagaatcaggaattatgaatctgtttgatctTTTCATGTTCAGCGTATCATCAGTGTCTCAGTACAGATGAACAGATATCTGTGAACATCATCATCTACATCATCAGTTATTAAACTCTTCTTTCTCCTTCTACAGGAAGAACATGAACACACTCAGAGAGTTTTTCTGCTGGAtttcttactgacttacattgtaggaagtccTTCCTGGTCCAGTGATCAATGTTGGAGAATGtgactgtggaaatcaacagacatgaacagtgtgattctcatgatcctgtatctattcctaacacatttctaatatgatgttctccatgatatgagatgatgatggactggtttctgagagcagatgaatctccaggactttacctctgtctgagatcttcttgagctgctctttgcagaaatcctccagtttgtctctcagctgatggacagattctctcagatcatcagaagagaagagagaactgaagagatcatcatttacgtctgtagattcaggaggtgctgagagagactggaaactctacagaaaacagaaatcaaactcCTCAGCTCCACACTTCACTCAGTAACCTTCAGGAACATCAGATTTGTCTTCACTGATCTTTAGTAACTCAATCCAGCACTTTCACATCATCAGCTTCATTCTCCTCATATTCATTATATCACATTAGAGTTACAGATCCTAGTATTCACCACATACACTGTTTGTGAACTTTCTAGGAAACAGGTTGAACGATAAAACATCTGCTACATAAATGTCCATCTAACAACTCAAGCACATCAATGGAGTCTCATTGTAGAGTTGAGTAGATTTGATCAGGAGAAACAGCTCAAAGGTATGATTAGATCGACCATTATTGATATCTTTCACTCAGGTCCACTATGATCCTGTTCTTCTAGAtctgtgttacctgcaggaactggatgtgatcctgtgtgtgtgaaagctgctccagctcagcgtctctcctcctcagatcattgatctcctgctccagtcgctccagtcgttcttcagctcgactcactgtagtcttttcctgatctctgatcagtcgtatcagctcagagcggcttctctcaatggagcggatgagctcagtaaagatcctctcactgtcctccactgctgtctgtgcagagcgctgttaggacacacagtgattcagcttcagtgagtctgaactgagacggagacaaacttctcttcttctccagactcaccttatgagactccacagtctctctcagctgctggagatctttctctctctgctggattctctgctggagcgtcttctgtgtctccttcagctgcttctgcaggacaaacagatgaTCGTCAATCTCACAGAAAACTACTGACACTAAATCATCATGTGATCAGATCAATCCAGGAAAAGTAGGGTGAGGCATTTTAAAGGTTAAATATCTGAACTGATAATCATTGGCTGTAGGTTCAAACTCCAGAAGGGATGATTGATAATTTACTACCATCTTTCATGAATTATCTATCATGTGTAATTAATACCTGTTTCACACTATAAGTGTATATTATGAAAGTGAATCTGACAGATGTAGAGCTTCACACTGACTTCTGTGTTCTGTGTAATTAAGCTGCAGCTCTAGACAGAAAATAAACGACTGAAGTGAAGCTATAAATGGCTAAAATGATCTGGATTCAGTCGGTTTTACTGAACAGAAAGTGTTTTTGTGCAGCTGTTGTTCATTTCTGCTGTGGTGAACAGTGTGAATGCTGTAAGCTGTTAATATGGTGCTGATATAAACACATATGAAACGAGTGTCAGCAATATTTCATCAGTGTCTAGTgttaaatacctgtttctctgtcctctgATCTGCGGCTGATACAGTGTCGTGGTTTTTATGTTCAATAACCGTACACAGCACACATATACACTTCTGATCAGTGCGACAGAAAACCTCAAGAAGCTTCTCgtgtttctggcagatcatctcctgcagtcgtccagtAGCTTCAATCAAACTGTGTTTCTTTCCTTTAAACCAACTCTCATGTTGTTCGAGGTGATTCTGACAGTAAGAGTTCAGACACAGCAGACAGGACTTGACGGCtctgtattttcttccagtacagacgtcacactgcacatctccagctccagTAGGAACCACACTTTGAAGTTtagtcttcttcagtttctccatcaTTTCAGCAAACACCACGTTCTTAAATAAAGCAGGTCTTGggctgaaggtctgtctgcactgaggacagctgtagactctcttctCATCCTCTTTATCCCATCTGTCTGTAATACAGctcatacagtaactgtgtccacactggatggtcactggatccttcaggagatccagacacacCGGACACAAGAACTCATCCTGAGAAAAtctggcttctgccattttactgcaGAAATACAGAATCACTAACACACAGCAGCTCAGCTACACTTCAGTTTCTCTTTCCCTGAACTCATGTGATTCCTGTTTCCTGGTTCTGTGTTTGAGTGACGTGTGTAAAACAGGTGTGTCTGCACAGcaaaaaatccagagtgaaattaactctgctgggagtacatgtgagaccacactcaagagtgtgaaagtgttaaaataggagtgttaaattaacactgaagctgagttaaagttaatgagataattaagtgattaattgagtgatgattgaccattattgatgagacctgatgttaacatgcagaataaacaaagatgaaaatcactatgtttatgtcaccattatagtggtcagtgtttggtttagttgggctcttgacccttaaaATGTTGAAGTGAGATTTGGTTTGGCTGTTACAACTGAATTGTaacaaacagacaagaaaaaaatcaaaacatgggCGTTTGACCTGAATCACAAAACTCAATTAAAGCCTAAACAGATTTGATTGACCTCATTGATTATAACAACCCTGTGATTGTACAGTACCCGCTAATTAAAAGGATTTCTTGAAAGttgttctgataaaaaaaaaaaaaagcttgttttaggcacacacatacatcaaagattagtgtaggaatctcaacaacggtgacaaacagcatattcagaaaaacagaacaactctaaacattagaagacaaactactaaaagtaacataaaaaacaaaaatagattagtaagaataaaggaaattactgaaacaattcagctaataatttattcatgccgcaatgcatcatgggagtcatggatgaattttgataggtggcacccagaatgcactgcaacatgctttttggattttcaccattgttgagattcacaggttgattcttgatgtttgctTGTCTAACTAAAAGACTCCTTTTGAAAgaagttaatttaacactcctattttaacactttcacactcttgagtgtggtctcacatgtactcccagcagagttaatttcactcagatttttttgctgtgtgAGTCTGTAAAACAGGTCTCTCATTCCTGAGATTAGTTTTCACATGCCTGAAAAACAAACGCACAGATAAACACTCAAGCCAGCTAGTTGTATACAAGTAGTGTTTTAGGGACAAAAGTTTTTCATTTCAAATGTCTCTATCTAACACATTAATGATGCAAAGGAAAAACATATAAgattaaaacatgatttactGTATGATAACTATATAATTTCTTTTGCTCCCTTTGCTAAAAGTTTAAGTGAAAATTGTAATTGCTTTTGTTATGATTACATTATTAATCAGTGACACTGATAAACTggtaaaacatttcaaagcatcaAATGAATTGTCTCAAGTTTCATGAGATCTGTACACAGAAAACCAAAAAAGCCTAATGGAAGTGTAATCATAAGCAGTTTGTTCAATAACAAGGGTTATGAGAAGAACTCTTTCAATGGGACAGTTAATAACAACTCGATGATTAAAGTTAAACCTCAACTGTGGAAGTTGAAATTTCAAAACCAAAAGTAGCTGTTTTTAAAGACTTATCTGGAAAGACACATATGTTCAAATCCAGCTGTCAGTCACTGATTTAAAAAAGTGCACATCGTAAAACACGTGTCAGTGTAGTGAGGTCCAtgaaataatattgaaaatagtGATAGCATGCACTTTTAACACAATGCTGAGACAAAAGTTAATTCAACCAAAGTCAATGGCCAAGTGCCCAACTAACATGAACACTAATCACCATAATGATAACATACTTTAGCAACCTTAGTACATTTAccaaatgaaagaaataaatcCAAACTAGCTTGCAATAAGAGAAAATGGGAATTTTGTTTTTGCAGTTGTTTAATCATCCTCTGGTGAGATACTGATTGCATCTAACGATGTTGCTGTAAGTAGTTTAtagtattttagtttaagtagttttttatgtgtttctgctcatctcttcACTTTTTTCTGTTCTTGTCGTTCATCTTATTCTCAGTGTTTCCGCTTGTTAACTGTAGGTGTCATCACTAATGCTCAGTCATCACTTGAAGAGTGAATCTACAACTGGTGCAgtgttaaaggtcccatgacatgaacatttcactttatgaggttttttaacattaatatgagtttccCTAGCCTGTCTATGGTCCCCCAGTGGCTAGTGATTTCGATAGGCGTCTTCCCCTTATGACGTCATACGGGGAAAGGTTACctccctttctctgctttgcccgcccaaacatttacatttaattcagttgcaatgtcagcacaggcgtccCTGTGGacccccccagagtcgagtcaggtctcCGTTGGgtcgagtcaggtcccagtgGACGctcctgagtcgagtcaggtccccgtggacgctccagagtcgagtcaggtcccagtggatgctccagagtcgagtcaggtccccgtggacactccagagtcgagtcaggtccacgtggacgctccagagtcgagtcaggtccacgtggacgctccagagtcgagtcaggtccacgtggacgctccagagtcgagtcagatcccCGTGGACGctcctgagtcgagtcaggtccccgtggacgctccagagtcgagtcaggtccccgtggacgctccagagtcgagtcaggtccccgtggacgctccagagtcgagtcaggtccccgtggacgctccagagtcgggtcaggtccccgtggacgctccagagtcgagtcaggtccccgtggacgctccagagtcgagtcagatcccCGTGGAcgctccagagtcgggtcagatCCCCGTGGacgctccagagtcgagtcagatcccCGTGGAcgctccagagtcgggtcagatccccgtggactctccagagtcgagtcagatcccCGTGGACGcaccagagtcgggtcaggtccccgtggacgctccagagtcgagtcaggtccccttgaacactccagagtcgggtcagatCCCCGTGGACGCTCCAGAGTGGAGTCAGATCcccgtggactctccagagtcgggtcaggtccccgtggacgctccagagtcaagtcagatcCCCGTGGAcgctccagagttgagtcaggtcctCACTGATCAGGTCGCTGTTGACTTCCCAGAGTCTAGGCAGATCACCATTGATCAGGTCCCAGTTGATTTTACAGAATCTAGTCAGATCACCattgaccgtccagagtcaggtcaagtcgccattgaccgtccagagtcaggtcaagtcaccattaacacccatgTGTCAAGTTAAACCACAGTTAAacctcatgagtcaagtcaagtcaccgttgatctccTTGAACAGGGTCAAGTCACGGTTGGTCTTTATGAGCCCAGTCAAATCACTACCAATCTACCAGAGCCTGGTcacatctcagctgaacttccagagcctcatcACATCCTTTCTGTTGTACCCAGCAATGCTCTCTCAGCCTGTTTTattgctgtcaaggagactgttacggctgtggaacctccagaggtggTGGCAACTGCTGCAGAACCTTCGGATGCCATCTACCCTCTCGTCTCGGCTATGGAGGCCACCTATGAAATCaccgcctgccctgtcatggccacggaggcaATCTACCATCTcatcatggccacggaggccgcccttaacctgttcatgttctctgtttcagtcttACATGACCAGACTTCCACTCCTGTGCCATCgactccactgtggtggtcctctgctccgcccttgGGCTCCCGTTCTGTCTGCGCTGCCCCGGAgagctccagttccacctgctccaccctggattcctgctCTGTCTGCACTGCCCTGGGCCCCTGAACTTTCCGATCTGCCCTggtctctttgttttgttttgttgtttttttttcacttcctgtccctgttcccctctatcgacctggccctctgtccctccccctgatcctacACCAGTCCActtccctcctggtctctttgtattgttttacttttttttttcacttcctgtcc is part of the Carassius auratus strain Wakin chromosome 27, ASM336829v1, whole genome shotgun sequence genome and encodes:
- the LOC113046164 gene encoding tripartite motif-containing protein 16-like, translating into MAEARFSQDEFLCPVCLDLLKDPVTIQCGHSYCMSCITDRWDKEDEKRVYSCPQCRQTFSPRPALFKNVVFAEMMEKLKKTKLQSVVPTGAGDVQCDVCTGRKYRAVKSCLLCLNSYCQNHLEQHESWFKGKKHSLIEATGRLQEMICQKHEKLLEVFCRTDQKCICVLCTVIEHKNHDTVSAADQRTEKQKQLKETQKTLQQRIQQREKDLQQLRETVESHKRSAQTAVEDSERIFTELIRSIERSRSELIRLIRDQEKTTVSRAEERLERLEQEINDLRRRDAELEQLSHTQDHIQFLQSFQSLSAPPESTDVNDDLFSSLFSSDDLRESVHQLRDKLEDFCKEQLKKISDRVTFSNIDHWTRKDFLQYSRQLTLDLNTVNKLLRLSENNRVITFTNTLQPYPDHPDRFDYYHQVLCRESVCGRCYWEIEWSGRVFISVSYKSISRKGRGDECVFGYNDQSWSLYCSSSRYSFRHNNIKTVLSVKPISSRIGVYSDDDDDVRRIGVFVDHRAGTLSFYSVSDTMSLIHTVQTTFTQTLYPGFGVYNGSVKLC